A window from Peromyscus eremicus chromosome 1, PerEre_H2_v1, whole genome shotgun sequence encodes these proteins:
- the LOC131902348 gene encoding mas-related G-protein coupled receptor member B4-like yields the protein MGPSTLAWSTDNITTNGSYYTESLHCVTMDKIINILTVIIAMVGLAGNAIVLRIQASHMQENEFSVYIFNLAGADLLYLCFQAMYALKHILLLFHTSYFNIPIFLINVLIFAYLAGLCMIAVISVEHCLSVLWPISYQCQCPRHMSSVLCALLWAFSLLLSLLSGDGCGLLLSYYDHSFCRTYNFITAAFILVLSVVSCGSSLVLLVRIFCGSQRIPVTRLYVTIALTVLVFLLFGLPFGINWFLLDWIMELQRVFPCNVYAITAFLSCVNSCAKPIIYFLVDSIRPCTFQ from the coding sequence ATGGGTCCATCCACCCTAGCCTGGAGCACTGACAACATAACAACAAATGGAAGTTACTACACTGAAAGCTTACACTGTGTCACCATGGATAAAATCATCAATATTCTTACTGTCATCATTGCCATGGTTGGGCTAGCGGGAAATGCCATAGTGCTGCGGATTCAGGCCTCCCACATGCAAGAGAATGAATTCTCTGTATATATCTTCAACCTTGCTGGGGCTGACTTACTCTACCTTTGCTTTCAGGCAATGTATGCCCTGAAGCATATCCTTCTTCTGTTTCATACCTCCTACTTCAATATTCCCATATTTCTCATCAATGTATTAATCTTTGCTTACCTTGCAGGTTTATGTATGATTGCAGTCATCAGTGTTGAGCATTGTCTGTCAGTTTTGTGGCCCATCTCATACCAGTGCCAATGCCCAAGACACATGTCATCTGTACTGTGTGCACTGCTCTGGGCCTTCTCTCTACTGTTAAGCCTCCTGTCTGGGGATGGTTGTGGCTTACTACTTAGTTATTATGACCATTCTTTCTGTAGGACTTATAATTTTATCACTGCTGCATTTATATTAGTATTATCTGTGGTTTCTTGTGGATCTAGCCTAGTCCTGTTGGTCAGGATCTTCTGTGGCTCACAGAGGATTCCTGTGACCAGGTTGTATGTGACCATTGCACTCACAGTGCTGGTCTTCTTACTCTTTGGTCTTCCCTTTGGTATTAATTGGTTCCTCTTAGATTGGATTATGGAGTTGCAGAGAGTTTTCCCTTGCAATGTTTATGCAATTACAGCTTTCCTGTCCTGTGTTAACAGCTGTGCCAAGCCCATCATTTACTTCCTTGTTGACTCCATTAGGCCTTGCACGTTCCAGTAG